The Stackebrandtia nassauensis DSM 44728 genome includes the window GGCGAGACCTTCAAACGATTCCGTCAAGCCAAAGGCTGGTCCGTGAATGGGGCGGCCAGGCAGCTTGGCGTATCACGGGACAGGCTGAAGAACATCGAGGACGGCAGCTCGCGACTGGCCATCGTGGATATTGTGGGTATATGCCGGATTTACGGGACATCTCAGGCGGAAGAGCAGGAACTCATCGCGTTGGCCGAGGCTACGACCAAGTACCGCTGGGTCGAGCAATACGGGCAAGGCATTCCGCAATACGCGCAGAAGTTCGTGAGCATGGAACAGCGCGCGACGCGCATGTTGATATACGAAGCCGAGTTCGTGACTGGACTGTTCCAAACCCCCGAATATCTACGCGCCAGCCACGCGCGCGACCATCGCTACAACGCGAAGTCCTCGGAAGAAATCATCGCGGCGCGGTTGGCTCGCCAACGAGCGCTGGCCAAGAGCGACAATCCGCCCCAGATCAGCGTGATTTTCAGCGAGGGGGTTCTCCGACGAATGACGAGCACCCCCGAGATCATGACCGATCAAGTCGAGCGGCTGCGCAAGGCCAACCGGCTCGCTTACGTCGACATCGCGATCTTGCCGTTTGACGCTGGTGTGCATCCGTCCATGTCAGGGCCATACATCGTGCTGGACTTCGCCGACGACGAGCCGTCGGTGGTCTACATCGAGTCCCGTGACGGCTGCCGATATGAAACTGGCCCCGACACAGTGGCGCTGTATCGTCAAGACTTTAGCGAGACCTTGCCGCTTACAGCACCACTGGAGGAGATCAAATATGGGACCGTGGCGTAAATCCAGCCGCAGCAACAATGCGGGCGGCGCATGCGTTGAGGCCCGCACCACGACCGGCCACTTCCAGCTCCGAGACAGCAAGCTCGGCGACTCGTCCCCGATCTTCAGCCTGACCGACAACGACTGGAAGGGCTTCCTCGCCCACGTCCGTCGCTAGTCCCCGACCATCCAAGGCCACCCGAAACCCTCGGGTGGCCTTGTCCATACCCGGTCCATAACGCAACCGCCGCAAGCCTTTCCCATTACCGAAGTCTTACCGCAAGTCCGATTTGTGAGATTGCGCTGTCCCCTCACGCCAGTATGATTCTGCATACCCCGATACCGCAACGCTTCCACCCCTTTCCAGTAACTTCTTGTCTCGTTGGGACTGTCCTGTGGGAATCAGCTTCGCTCAGCTCCGTAACCTCGACACCTCGAAACTCACCACCGCCGCCGACACCGCCGTGGCGGTCGGCAAAGACATGGAATCCCGCGCCGGTGACATCGTCGACGCCGCCAAGAACGGCAACGGTTCCGAC containing:
- a CDS encoding helix-turn-helix domain-containing protein; the protein is MASEAIFPRRVLGETFKRFRQAKGWSVNGAARQLGVSRDRLKNIEDGSSRLAIVDIVGICRIYGTSQAEEQELIALAEATTKYRWVEQYGQGIPQYAQKFVSMEQRATRMLIYEAEFVTGLFQTPEYLRASHARDHRYNAKSSEEIIAARLARQRALAKSDNPPQISVIFSEGVLRRMTSTPEIMTDQVERLRKANRLAYVDIAILPFDAGVHPSMSGPYIVLDFADDEPSVVYIESRDGCRYETGPDTVALYRQDFSETLPLTAPLEEIKYGTVA
- a CDS encoding DUF397 domain-containing protein — encoded protein: MGPWRKSSRSNNAGGACVEARTTTGHFQLRDSKLGDSSPIFSLTDNDWKGFLAHVRR